One genomic region from Candida albicans SC5314 chromosome 6, complete sequence encodes:
- the GPD2 gene encoding Gpd2p (Surface protein similar to glycerol 3-P dehydrogenase; binds host Factor H, FHL-1, plasminogen; regulated by Ssn6, Nrg1, Efg1; induced by cell wall regeneration, macrophage/pseudohyphal growth, core stress response; Spider biofilm induced), producing the protein MTTSPYPIETPFKVCIVGSGNWGTAVAKLVAENCAEKPNIFQRDVKMWVFEEEIEGRKLTEIINTEHENVKYLPEIKLPTNLVANPDIVDTVQDADLIVFNIPHQFLGRIVKQIEGKVKPTARAISCLKGLDVSPEGCKLLSTSITDTLKIYCGVLSGANIANEVAKGNWSETSIAYTVPEDFRGAGKDIDPFILKEAFHRPYFHVRVIEDVVGASIAGALKNVIACSVGFVEGAGWGDNAKAAIMRIGIKETIRFASYWELFKIKALSPPNPKTFTEESAGVADLITTCSGGRNVKVARYMIKNNVDAFEAEKIVLKGQSSQGILTAKEVHELLTNFNLQDEFPLLEATYKVIYENGSVDDFPQLLEGDQ; encoded by the coding sequence atGACTACTTCCCCATATCCAATTGAAACTCCATTTAAAGTTTGTATTGTCGGTTCCGGTAACTGGGGTACTGCAGTTGCAAAATTAGTTGCTGAAAACTGTGCTGAAAAACCAAATATTTTCCAAAGAGACGTTAAAATGTGGGTTTtcgaagaagaaattgaaggtAGAAAATTGACAGAAATAATTAACACCGAACATGAAAATGTTAAATACTTGCCAGAAATTAAATTGCCAACTAACTTGGTTGCCAACCCAGACATTGTTGACACTGTTCAAGATGCCGACttgattgttttcaatattcCACATCAATTCTTGGGTAGAATTGTCAAACAAATCGAAGGTAAAGTGAAACCAACTGCTAGAGCCATTTCATGTTTGAAAGGTTTGGATGTGAGTCCAGAAGGTTGCAAATTGTTGTCAACCTCTATCACTGATACTTTGAAGATTTACTGTGGTGTCTTATCTGGTGCTAATATTGCCAACGAAGTTGCCAAAGGTAACTGGTCAGAAACTTCCATTGCCTACACTGTTCCAGAAGATTTCAGAGGTGCCGGTAAAGATATTGATccatttattttgaaagaagCTTTCCACAGACCATACTTCCATGTCAGAGTTATTGAAGATGTTGTTGGTGCCTCTATTGCTGGTGCCTTAAAGAATGTCATTGCCTGTTCTGTTGGTTTCGTTGAAGGTGCTGGCTGGGGTGACAATGCTAAAGCTGCTATTATGAGAATCGGTATCAAAGAAACCATCCGTTTTGCTTCTTACTGGGAATTGTTCAAGATCAAGGCTTTGTCTCCACCAAACCCAAAAACTTTCACCGAAGAAAGTGCTGGTGTTGCTGATTTGATCACTACTTGCTCAGGTGGTAGAAATGTTAAAGTCGCCAGATACATGATTAAAAACAATGTCGATGCATTTGAAGctgaaaaaattgttttgaaaGGACAAAGTTCTCAAGGTATCTTGACTGCTAAAGAAGTTCACGAATTGTTAACAAATTTCAACCTTCAAGACGAATTCCCATTACTCGAAGCCACCTATAAAGTTATCTACGAGAATGGTAGTGTTGACGATTTCCCACAATTATTAGAAGGTGATCAATAA
- the PLB1 gene encoding Plb1p (Phospholipase B; host cell penetration and virulence in mouse systemic infection; Hog1-induced; signal sequence, N-glycosylation, and Tyr phosphorylation site; induced in fluconazole-resistant strains; rat catheter biofilm repressed), producing the protein MILHHLLILLIINYCVATSPTNGYAPGPVSCPSSQLIRSGSQGINPNEQSYINARYPIAKQALSKFLHNANLQNFDVDSFLAHSNPTIGLAFSGGGYRAMLTGAGEISSLDSRTKTNTPVLAGILQASSYIAGLSGGSWLVGSLASNNLNSVDDMLSQGLWELTHSFLSYYGIEHPIKQVEEWVNVGNQVASKRNANFNVSLTDIYGRLLSYPLLTNTEDEGDAYLWSDVTSASNFQSHQMPFPILISDGRAPDTTIINLNSTVIELTPYEFGSWDPSLNEFVDTRYLGTKLDNGRPTGKCYNGFDNAGFFMGTSSALFNEAVLSITEANIPSFLKDIIDDILVDPILKSNIDVSAYNPNPFFKSSGSNTAISQSKNLYLVDGGEDGQNIPISPLLHRNVSAIFAFDNSNDVLNWPDGTSLVKTYERQFSSQGNGIAFPYVPDQYTFRNLNLTSKPTFFGCDAKNLTSLTKDIYDVPLVIYLANRPFTYWSNTSTFKLTYDDNERQGMISNGFEIATRSSGSLDDEWAACVGCAIIRREQERQGIEQTEQCKRCFENYCWDGTIYKGEPLGENFSDDGLTNSATEYNSNNVAGFNDGGTSILKKA; encoded by the coding sequence ATGATTTTGCAtcatttgttaattttgcttattataaattattgtGTTGCTACATCACCAACTAATGGATATGCTCCTGGTCCGGTTTCTTGCCCAAGCAGTCAATTGATTAGATCTGGATCTCAGGGGATCAATCCAAATGAACAATCATATATCAATGCCAGATATCCTATTGCCAAACAAGCATTGTCTAAGTTTTTACACAATGCAAACTTACAAAACTTTGATGTTGATTCGTTCTTAGCACACTCCAATCCAACTATTGGTCTTGCATTCAGTGGCGGAGGGTATAGAGCAATGTTGACTGGAGCAGGTGAAATCAGTAGCTTGGACTCAAGAACAAAAACCAATACTCCAGTTTTAGCAGGCATTTTACAAGCTTCGAGTTATATTGCTGGGTTATCAGGTGGATCGTGGTTAGTTGGAAGTCTTGCAAGTAATAATTTGAACTCTGTTGATGACATGTTATCTCAAGGTTTGTGGGAACTCACACACTCATTTCTTAGTTACTATGGCATTGAACATCCTATAAAGCAAGTTGAAGAATGGGTTAATGTTGGTAATCAAGTTGCCAGCAAAAGAAATGCAAATTTTAACGTTTCTTTAACTGACATATATGGAAGACTATTAAGTTACCCTTTGCTCACAAACACAGAAGACGAAGGTGATGCTTATTTGTGGTCAGATGTAACGAGTGCTTCAAACTTCCAAAGCCACCAAATGCCGTTTCCAATATTGATCAGTGATGGTAGAGCTCCAGATACTACCATTATTAATCTCAACTCCACTGTGATTGAATTAACTCCATACGAATTTGGTTCATGGGATCCTAgtttaaatgaatttgttgaCACTAGATATTTGGGAACAAAATTAGACAATGGTCGTCCAACTGGTAAGTGTTATAATGGATTTGACAATGCTGGGTTTTTCATGGGTACTTCTTCTGCTCTTTTCAACGAAGCGGTGTTGTCTATCACTGAAGCTAACATACCTAGCTTTTTAAAAgatataattgatgatattttggTAGATCCAATTCTCAAGTCCAACATAGACGTGTCTGCTTACAATCCAaatccatttttcaaaagttcTGGCAGCAATACTGCTATTTCTCAATCAAAAAATCTTTATTTAGTTGACGGTGGAGAAGATGGCCAAAACATTCCAATAAGTCCCTTGTTGCATCGTAACGTAAGTGCTATATTTGCCTTTGACAATTCCAATGACGTTTTAAACTGGCCAGATGGGACTTCGTTGGTGAAAACTTATGAACGTCAATTCTCATCACAGGGTAATGGTATTGCTTTCCCATATGTTCCTGATCAATACACTTTCCGTAATTTGAACTTGACTAGCAAACCTACATTTTTTGGTTGCGATGCAAAAAACTTGACTTCATTGACAAAGGATATTTATGATGTTCCCTTGGTTATATACTTGGCAAATCGTCCATTCACTTACTGGTCTAATACATCAACTTTCAAATTAACATACGACGATAACGAAAGACAAGGCATGATTTCCAatggatttgaaattgCCACTAGATCAAGTGGATCCTTGGATGATGAATGGGCAGCATGTGTTGGATGCGCCATCATACGGAGAGAGCAAGAAAGACAAGGTATTGAACAGACAGAACAATGTAAGAGATGCTTTGAAAACTATTGCTGGGATGGTACCATCTATAAGGGTGAGCCATTAGGTGAAAACTTTAGTGATGATGGATTAACTAATAGTGCTACCGAATATAACCTGAATAATGTAGCTGGGTTTAATGACGGAGGAACtctgattttgaaaaaggCATAA
- the RPL25 gene encoding 60S ribosomal protein uL23 (Putative rRNA-binding ribosomal protein component of the 60S ribosomal subunit; Hap43-induced; colony morphology-related gene regulation by Ssn6), which translates to MAPTTKASAAKKAALKGVNGKKALKVRTSTTFRLPKTLKLTRSPKYQRKSVPHYNRLDAHKIIVAPIATETAMKKVEDGNTLVFQVDIKSNKHQIKSAVKELYDVDALYVNTLIRPNGTKKAYIRLTSDYDALDIANRIGYI; encoded by the exons atggCTC CAACTACTAAAGCTTCAGCTGCTAAAAAAGCTGCTTTGAAAGGTGTTAACGGTAAAAAGGCTTTAAAAGTTAGAACTAGTACTACTTTCAGATTACCAAAAACCTTAAAATTAACCAGATCTCCAAAATACCAAAGAAAATCAGTCCCACACTACAACAGATTGGATGCCCACAAAATCATTGTTGCTCCAATTGCCACTGAAACTGCTATGAAAAAAGTCGAAGATGGTAACACTTTGGTTTTCCAAGTTGACATCAAATCCAACAAACACCAAATCAAATCTGCTGTTAAAGAATTATACGATGTTGATGCCTTATACGTTAACACTTTGATCAGACCTAACGGTACCAAGAAAGCTTACATCAGATTAACCTCTGACTACGATGCTTTGGATATTGCTAACAGAATCGGTTACATCTAA
- the PLB2 gene encoding Plb2p (Putative phospholipase B; conserved catalytic region; 6 putative N-glycosylation motifs; predicted secretion signal; no GPI anchor predicted; fungal-specific (no human or murine homolog)) has protein sequence MLVWQSILLFLVGCVLSKSPTNLYTPGYVQCPEGKLTRSSLDGINSNEKAYIDRRYANAKSELSKFLHNAKIVDFDVDGFLETANPTIGLAFGGGGYRAMLVGAGELLALDSRATNPSVLSGILQSSSYIVGLSGGSWLVGSLASNDLIPVDQLLREDKLWDIQNSLVAYYGVNIVRNTAMWGNINLQVQTKQLAGFTVSITDVYGRALSHQLLTNFDNQGASFLWSDVTETTSFQNNEMPYPILTALGREPNTVLMNFNSTVFELTPYEVGSWDPSLRSFVDTKYIGTRLDDGAPVSKRCVNGFDNAGFFMGTSSSLFNIVLQQLNNMPIPPFLKELISKFTLDPVEKLNIDIAQYNPNPFHKSNNSDTKIAQSRTLYLADGGEDGQNVPLLPLIHRKVSAIFAFDQSADKNNWPDGSALIKTFERQFSSQGDGIAFPYVPDQNTFRNLNLTSKPTFFGCDAQNLTSLTENIYDVPVVIYLANRPFTYFSNTSTFKLKYSDTERQGMISNGYDVASRLNGKLDNEWAACVGCAIIRREQERLGIEQTEQCKKCFENYCWDGTIYKGEPLGDNFSDEGLTTSAADYNSNNVAGINDGGIALVKRDDLSN, from the coding sequence ATGCTAGTTTGGCAAAGTATCTTGTTATTTCTTGTTGGTTGTGTCTTATCAAAATCACCAACTAACCTTTATACACCAGGTTATGTTCAGTGTCCTGAAGGTAAATTAACTAGGTCCTCATTGGATGGTATCAATTCCAATGAAAAAGCATACATTGATAGAAGGTATGCAAATGCCAAAAGTGAATTAAGCAAGTTTCTTCATAATGCCAAAATAGTTGATTTCGATGTTGATGGGTTTTTGGAAACAGCAAACCCAACAATTGGACTTGCATTTGGCGGTGGAGGCTACAGAGCTATGCTAGTTGGTGCTGGTGAATTACTTGCTTTAGATTCACGAGCAACTAATCCTTCAGTTTTAAGTGGGATCTTGCAGAGTTCAAGCTATATTGTTGGTTTATCTGGCGGCTCATGGCTAGTTGGAAGTCTTGCCAGTAATGATTTGATACCAGTGGATCAACTTTTACGAGAAGACAAATTGTGGGATATACAAAATTCATTAGTTGCATACTATGGAGTAAATATTGTTAGAAATACTGCAATGTGGGGTAACATTAATTTGCAGGTCCAAACCAAACAATTAGCTGGTTTTACTGTCAGTATAACAGATGTCTATGGGAGAGCTTTGAGTCACCAATTGTTAACAAATTTTGACAATCAAGGGGCTTCATTTTTATGGTCAGATGTAACTGAGACCACATCATTccaaaataatgaaatgcCATATCCAATACTAACCGCGTTGGGAAGGGAACCAAACACTGTGCTCatgaatttcaattctacCGTATTTGAATTAACCCCTTATGAAGTGGGTTCATGGGATCCAAGTTTGAGAAGCTTTGTTGATACCAAATATATTGGAACCAGGCTTGATGATGGGGCTCCTGTCTCTAAAAGATGTGTTAATGGGTTTGATAATGCAGGGTTTTTCATGGGCACATCCTCATCTTTATTTAATATAGTGTTGCAACAACTTAATAACATGCCAATCCCACCATTCCTTAAAGAGCTCATTAGCAAATTCACCCTCGACCCTGTTGAAAAGttaaatattgatattgcACAATACAATCCAAATCCATTTCACAAAAGCAATAATTCCGATACCAAAATAGCACAATCTCGAACACTATATTTGGCAGATGGAGGTGAAGACGGTCAGAATGTTCCCTTGCTTCCATTGATCCACCGTAAGGTAAGCGCAATCTTTGCCTTTGATCAATCGGCAGATAAAAACAATTGGCCAGATGGATCAGCTTTAATCAAAACTTTTGAACGACAATTCTCATCACAAGGAGATGGCATTGCCTTCCCATATGTCCCAGATCAGAACACTTTCCGGAACTTAAATTTAACTAGTAAGCCAACGTTTTTTGGATGTGATGCCCAGAACTTGACATCATTAACTGAAAATATCTATGATGTTCCTGTGGTTATATATCTTGCAAATCGTCCATTCACATACTTTTCCAATACATCTACTTTCAAACTCAAGTATTCTGATACGGAACGACAAGGaatgatttcaaatggATATGATGTTGCATCTCGCTTGAATGGTAAATTGGACAACGAGTGGGCAGCTTGTGTTGGTTGTGCCATTATACGCAGAGAACAAGAACGTCTAGGAATCGAACAAACGGAACAATGCAAAAAGTGTTTTGAGAATTATTGCTGGGATGGTACAATATACAAAGGTGAACCTTTGGGCGACAACTTCAGTGATGAAGGCTTAACAACGAGCGCGGCAGACTATAATCTGAATAATGTGGCTGGAATTAATGACGGCGGTATTGCGTTGGTTAAACGAGATGATCTCAGTAATTGA
- a CDS encoding mitochondrial 37S ribosomal protein YmS18 (Mitochondrial ribosomal protein of the small subunit; S. cerevisiae ortholog is essential for viability; Spider biofilm repressed), whose product MFSGISKLILGKSAISSAYSIPKPFNYQTISRALSTSSTVASVQRANKNASMSQLAQKLNKNKTNEKVVYWKLYATFNRHNTRCTLVAVVEDLDFMEKNKDLPYNDKVLYYLQLPHKVKYSVTAGQLGFRKSQRQEYEAGFQVSSKMFKTIEERNYIGPHDKIELILKNFGKGREAFQAALLGKEGSKIKNNIVRVCDATVLKFGGDRPKKLRRL is encoded by the coding sequence ATGTTTTCGGGTATAAGCAAGTTGATTTTGGGAAAGTCCGCTATATCTTCGGCGTACTCAATTCCAAAACCTTTTAATTACCAAACCATATCACGAGCCTTGTCAACATCATCCACGGTAGCAAGCGTACAGAGAGCTAACAAAAATGCATCAATGTCTCAATTAGCCcagaaattgaataaaaacaaaactaaCGAAAAAGTAGTTTATTGGAAACTATACGCTACATTTAATAGACACAACACCAGATGCACATTAGTGGCCGTGGTTGAAGACTTAGATTTCATGGAGAAGAACAAAGATTTACCATATAACGACAAAGTGTTATACTACTTACAGTTGCCTCATAAGGTTAAATATAGTGTAACTGCTGGACAATTAGGATTCAGAAAATCCCAGAGACAAGAATACGAAGCTGGTTTCCAAGTTTCGAGTAAAATGTTTAAAACCAtagaagaaagaaactATATTGGCCCTCACGATAAGATTgagttgattttgaaaaactttGGTAAAGGAAGAGAAGCCTTCCAAGCTGCCTTGTTGGGTAAGGAAGGttcaaaaatcaagaaCAACATCGTCAGAGTCTGTGATGCTACAGTCTTGAAATTCGGTGGTGATAGACCAAAGAAATTACGTCGTTTGTAG
- a CDS encoding uncharacterized protein (Ortholog of C. dubliniensis CD36 : Cd36_62090, C. parapsilosis CDC317 : CPAR2_602150, Candida tenuis NRRL Y-1498 : CANTEDRAFT_112751 and Debaryomyces hansenii CBS767 : DEHA2F11814g) codes for MTSNKKLLKHIRTTNALSSIPPVLDILDRNDTSKLIVKYTYEIPVVLLRISDLGSAQGIIVFTDFSEIKTNTCMKYGRVPYSIAKEDYSVGGVIIPKDRLFNSSIRRDQYDTLAKMIERSVQGDPEDDGFLIAKLNFDLKIKNCKYLEGYFNHAEIATKKNLHDLFEKDLQYEFSEMLRRMKGFCEPDVYNELRVKYDFSSFEIFRKNRNRGDIELDSQLPDQKRRNFGGGIAANMLSNKIVKDSQRMNFDTQATQIHKTDFLQGPIIEEEVSNQPLNLDSQLPTVTNAVPPDPTDSYVSNAFEALNNTSSRQTGSNLLFHRPVSTRSSTTNQNTSNEGKSKGISQMVIPCTPIQSSNETNLEAPSFASVDTAAMSQDLGSQSEMVEPKIEPSNGLNLTSITVLPDWDNVTKKYLDRHENAKIRIKSIYAARNKMKSFQENVPYTLEKIKVKGMFPFHPIIIKPYARTWKITPFKIIAEDVEDKNLTLAIEISNDDEICKFFNINEIEDVVRKGQRINSQLQRLLNQKKEVLLNIKRKIRTLPNNFKYTYWTIDSPINQII; via the coding sequence ATGACAAGCAACAAGAAGTTGTTGAAGCATATTCGCACCACAAATGCATTATCTTCGATTCCGCCAGTCTTAGATATTTTAGACAGAAATGACACTTCGAAACTAATTGTTAAATACACGTATGAAATACCTGTGGTGCTTCTTCGTATTTCTGATTTAGGAAGTGCCCAAGGAATAATAGTATTCACTGACTTTAgtgaaatcaaaacaaatacTTGTATGAAATATGGTCGAGTACCATATTCAATAGCTAAGGAGGACTATAGCGTTGGTGGTGTTATAATTCCTAAAGACAGGTTATTCAATTCGTCAATCAGACGTGATCAATATGATACATTGGCTAAAATGATAGAGAGGTCCGTGCAGGGGGACCCGGAAGACGATGGGTTTCTTATAGCAAAGctcaattttgatttgaaaataaaaaactgCAAGTATTTAGAAGGATACTTCAATCACGCCGAAATTGCaacaaagaagaatctacatgatttgtttgaaaagGACTTGCAATATGAGTTTCTGGAAATGTTGCGTAGAATGAAAGGGTTTTGCGAACCTGATGTTTATAACGAACTTCGAGTCAAGTATGACTTTTCTTCATTCGAGATTTTTCGTAAGAATAGGAATCGAGGTGATATTGAATTGGACAGTCAATTACCTGATCAAAAACGTCGTAACTTTGGTGGTGGAATTGCAGCTAATATGTTGTCAAACAAGATTGTAAAAGATAGCCAAAGAATGAATTTTGATACACAAGCAACCCAAATCCATAAAACAGACTTTTTACAAGGGCCCATCATAGAAGAAGAGGTTAGCAATCAACCATTAAATTTAGATTCCCAACTACCCACAGTGACAAATGCTGTGCCACCTGATCCAACGGACTCTTATGTTTCCAATGCTTTCGAAGCACTCAATAACACCAGTAGTCGTCAAACAGGGTCTAATCTATTGTTTCATCGCCCTGTGTCTACAAGGTCTTCCACAACAAATCAGAACACGAGTAATGAGGGTAAAAGCAAGGGCATTTCGCAAATGGTCATCCCTTGCACTCCTATTCAAAGCTCAAATGAAACCAATTTAGAAGCACCAAGTTTTGCCTCTGTTGATACAGCGGCCATGAGTCAGGATTTGGGATCCCAACTGGAAATGGTAGAGCCGAAAATTGAACCAAGTAATGGCCTCAATTTAACAAGTATAACAGTTCTACCTGATTGGGATAATGTAACTAAGAAGTATTTGGACAGACATGAAAATGCTAAGATCAGAATCAAGAGCATATATGCAGCTCGaaacaaaatgaaatcTTTTCAAGAGAATGTTCCTTATACTTTGGAAAAAATCAAAGTCAAAGGGATGTTTCCTTTTCATCCAATTATCATCAAACCCTATGCACGAACATGGAAAATAACTccattcaaaattattgcCGAAGATGTTGAAGACAAAAATTTAACATTGgcaattgaaattagtaACGACGACGAAATCtgcaaatttttcaatataaatgaaattgagGACGTCGTTCGAAAAGGACAAAGAATCAACTCTCAATTGCAACGGTTACTAAACCAGAAGAAGGAGGTATTGCTAAATATCAAAAGGAAAATCAGGACACTTCCCAACAACTTTAAGTATACTTATTGGACCATTGACTCTCCAATTAACCAAATTATATAG
- a CDS encoding uncharacterized protein (Protein of unknown function; regulated by Nrg1), whose amino-acid sequence MRFRRLPKKSEIKKVYLPSTATEYLEQGSIDEESGERWLGSDVSKCLRFFNKAYSNYIQAIKLDPKLLDAHYNSVRLLLHTYQTFKRIPSGHDIAIENASLEVVQNISDIRIAYENSLERVQQLGQVPNDLLYNYAIVYLEWLESQQEEQDDESSLSVSFEQVVEVYDRVQGIFQNLLNSQMEELERFVNDLQNIDTNNFSGGDIYIGNSSSSSDKTKQEELTSEEVVQPTDLFETVLSSYKLIQSVYENASSNDLIQTVSQSVAPLLQINDNVANELIIKYSESSHVNSMISNITLKDVNELKLVKLNLLALAETDIFRSLDIWKNDNEIPETLPEKFMVASDSVQALLDRNDINLLTVNSQGTESDKDTFWKILTFQNNMLKRAQELLNESMQLQKKSNLQSEDLGSLIVQVSEVIIARADIELQRSSINNYSSSVNNHSVLMTNCKNLLKNAINIANLNGGLRERMMVKINREQCKLEAVFRLCILENRTSIEELDKVMTRNKWVNELPNLKKSGLYDDFGLNKIIVP is encoded by the coding sequence ATGAGATTTCGCAGATTACCCAAAAAAtcagaaattaaaaaagtGTATTTACCATCTACTGCTACGGAATATTTAGAGCAGggatcaattgatgaagagTCTGGTGAAAGATGGTTGGGTTCGGATGTGAGCAAATGTTTGAGGTTTTTTAATAAAGCATACTCGAACTATATCCAAGCCATAAAGTTAGATCCCAAGTTATTGGATGCCCATTATAATTCCGTgagattgttgttgcatACATACCAAACTTTCAAGAGAATACCGTCAGGTCATGACATTGCAATTGAAAATGCATCATTGGAAGTGGTACAAAATATATCAGACATACGAATTGCTTACGAGAATAGTTTGGAACGTGTTCAACAGTTGGGCCAAGTACCGAATGACTTACTATATAACTATGCGATTGTTTATCTCGAGTGGCTAGAGTCGCAgcaagaagaacaagatgACGAAAGTAGCTTGCTGGTGAGTTTTGAACAGGTAGTAGAGGTATATGATAGAGTACAAggcatttttcaaaacttaCTAAACAGTCAGATGGAAGAACTAGAGAGATTTGTAAATGATCtacaaaatattgatacCAATAATTTCAGTGGTGGTGATATATACATTGGAAATAGCTCGAGTAGCAGtgataaaacaaaacagGAAGAGCTTACAAGTGAGGAAGTTGTCCAGCCAACAGACTTGTTTGAAACTGTATTGTCGTCATACAAGTTGATTCAATCAGTTTATGAGAATGCTTCGtcaaatgatttgataCAGACAGTTAGTCAATCAGTTGCCCCTTTGTTACAGATAAATGATAATGTGGCCAATGAGTTGATCATAAAGTACAGCGAATCTTCACATGTCAACAGCATGATAAGCAATATAACGTTGAAGGATGTAAATGAGTTGAAGTTGGTTAAATTGAATCTTCTAGCATTGGCAGAGACGGATATATTTAGACTGTTGGATATATggaaaaatgataatgaaatacCTGAAACATTACCAGAAAAGTTCATGGTGGCATCTGATAGTGTACAAGCATTATTGGATAGAAACGAcataaatttattgacGGTAAATTCCCAAGGTACAGAATCTGATAAAGATACATTCTGGAAGATTCTCACTTTTCAGAATAACATGTTGAAAAGAGCCCAAGAGTTGTTGAATGAGCTGATgcaattacaaaaaaagagtaaCTTGCAACTGGAAGATTTGGGTAGTTTAATAGTTCAAGTGAGTGAAGTCATTATTGCTAGAGCTGATATAGAGTTGCAAAGAAGTCTGATCAACAACTATTCTTCGTCAGTGAATAATCATCTGGTATTAATGACCAACTgcaaaaatttattgaagaatGCTATTAACATTGCCAACTTAAATGGTGGATTGAGGGAGAGAATGATGGTAAAAATAAATCGCGAGCAATGCAAATTAGAAGCTGTCTTCAGATTATGCATCTTGGAAAATAGGACCAGTATTGAAGAGCTAGATAAAGTCATGACGAGAAACAAATGGGTCAATGAATTgccaaatttgaaaaaactgGGACTTTACGATGACTTTGGATTAAATAAGATAATTGTACCTTGA